One window from the genome of Pseudomonadota bacterium encodes:
- a CDS encoding PDZ domain-containing protein, which produces MVTVPGVEQKLFGVLFLGKAHVNATGPASRSYQIQIPDSYIKAALGGKISVVYEPINFRTNWYTGSNPVDSKTHSWILWLSDMPFTKKISFQGTGFHFNKKTGRIEGVYPGSPAADNGLAVGDFILSIDGVPYADYRNGNGGSSTRTVVMTKAKSDERKTVTMPVVELSY; this is translated from the coding sequence ATGGTCACCGTCCCTGGAGTTGAACAGAAACTCTTTGGAGTATTGTTTCTCGGAAAAGCCCATGTGAATGCTACCGGCCCGGCGTCGAGATCGTATCAGATCCAGATACCTGACAGCTATATAAAGGCTGCCCTCGGCGGCAAGATAAGCGTTGTCTATGAGCCGATTAATTTCAGGACCAATTGGTATACCGGGTCGAATCCGGTCGACAGTAAAACCCATTCCTGGATTCTGTGGCTTTCAGACATGCCTTTTACGAAAAAAATCAGCTTTCAGGGAACGGGGTTTCACTTTAACAAAAAAACAGGACGGATAGAAGGTGTGTATCCAGGTTCTCCCGCAGCGGATAACGGGCTTGCGGTTGGAGATTTTATTCTCAGTATTGATGGCGTTCCCTATGCTGACTACCGCAACGGCAATGGTGGATCTTCGACCAGAACCGTTGTCATGACCAAGGCAAAAAGTGATGAAAGGAAAACGGTAACCATGCCTGTTGTGGAATTAAGTTATTAG
- the rfaE2 gene encoding D-glycero-beta-D-manno-heptose 1-phosphate adenylyltransferase, which produces MQKCRGGFIQFDVRLGDSGHNLARVRAALAGLKGDEPAVVVLPELWAAGFDYPGLAGHAAENGRILEIMQELAAEQDLYLVGSIPESAETPGGPAIHNTLYIVGPAGVLGKMRKQQLFAPMGEADYFTPGDEPRAVSTTLGVLGGLVCFDLRFPDLARSQTAEGAGLLVVSGQWPAARREHWRTLLRARAIENQVFVIGCNRCGTTDNTEFGGHSMIVAPDGTVLAEAGIDPATILVDLDPALLSRSRRLFTSVAPAPYRFHDGGKITTLAELKPVITRYKAMGRRVVFTNGCFDILHRGHVTYLEEARRLGDCLVVGLNNDASVRMLNKSPERPYNDEQSRARVLAALGCVDHVVLFAEDTPLKLIMELMPDVLVKGGDWPVSQIVGAAEVVAAGGKVLSIPLVDNFSTTSLIERIRE; this is translated from the coding sequence TTGCAAAAATGCAGGGGTGGATTTATCCAGTTTGACGTGCGGCTGGGTGATTCCGGGCACAATCTTGCCCGGGTCCGGGCCGCGCTTGCCGGGCTGAAAGGCGATGAGCCGGCCGTGGTGGTCCTGCCGGAGCTCTGGGCTGCCGGTTTTGATTATCCCGGGCTTGCCGGTCATGCCGCAGAGAACGGCCGGATCCTTGAAATCATGCAGGAACTGGCGGCGGAGCAAGATCTGTATCTGGTCGGCTCCATTCCTGAATCGGCAGAGACCCCGGGTGGCCCGGCAATTCACAACACCCTGTACATTGTCGGTCCGGCAGGAGTCCTCGGCAAAATGCGTAAACAGCAGCTTTTCGCACCCATGGGTGAAGCGGACTATTTCACTCCGGGAGATGAGCCTCGGGCTGTTTCAACCACGCTGGGGGTGCTGGGTGGCCTGGTCTGTTTTGATCTTCGCTTTCCCGATCTGGCCCGCAGCCAGACGGCGGAAGGGGCGGGTCTATTGGTGGTCAGCGGCCAGTGGCCGGCGGCCCGCCGGGAGCACTGGCGGACCCTGCTCCGGGCGAGAGCGATTGAGAACCAGGTGTTTGTGATCGGCTGCAACCGATGCGGCACCACCGACAACACCGAGTTCGGGGGCCATTCCATGATCGTCGCGCCCGACGGCACCGTCCTCGCCGAAGCCGGAATCGATCCGGCAACGATTCTGGTTGATCTTGATCCCGCGCTCCTTTCCCGCAGCCGGCGGCTGTTTACTTCGGTCGCCCCCGCCCCCTACCGGTTTCATGATGGCGGCAAGATAACCACCCTGGCGGAGCTTAAGCCCGTCATCACCCGCTACAAGGCGATGGGCCGGCGGGTGGTGTTTACCAACGGCTGCTTTGACATTCTGCACCGGGGCCATGTGACCTATCTCGAAGAGGCGCGGCGGCTGGGGGATTGTCTGGTGGTCGGGCTGAACAATGATGCATCGGTGCGGATGCTGAACAAGAGCCCGGAACGACCGTACAACGATGAACAATCCCGTGCCAGGGTGCTTGCCGCCCTGGGATGTGTCGATCATGTGGTGCTCTTTGCCGAAGACACCCCCCTGAAACTGATTATGGAACTGATGCCCGATGTTCTGGTCAAGGGGGGTGACTGGCCGGTTTCGCAGATCGTCGGTGCGGCGGAGGTTGTTGCCGCCGGCGGCAAGGTTTTAAGCATTCCGCTGGTAGATAATTTTTCTACCACTTCTCTGATCGAAAGAATCAGGGAATAA